In Flavivirga abyssicola, the following are encoded in one genomic region:
- a CDS encoding alpha/beta hydrolase family protein, whose amino-acid sequence MKKSLLIITIALLTVLSTYSQNIEGKWNGILDINEVQLRVIFNISKNDKGYTATMDSPDQGAKGIPVSHISFNNSKLIIKISNVGINYQGEFNSEKFKGVFKQNGYEIPLTLSKKTAKKKSVKRPQNPIEPYPYYTEEVTFTNPTANISLCGTLSLPKKEGVFPVAILISGSGPQNRDEEIMRHKPFLVIADYLTRNGIAVLRYDDRGVGKSEGVFPKATSADFATDVESAVAYLKARKEINKNKIGLIGHSEGGMIAPMVASKSKDVSFIVLLAGTGMSGKDILLLQQQVIFKAGGMPQSKISKITQSNSEAYELIINSKNDNELKTNLSTIIEKSFKQTNRYIKANEEDKKELLRAHKKNSLAQFLSPWMKYFLKYNPIDDLENVKCPVLALNGGKDLQVPPIENIEAIKQALLKGGNKQVITKIYPELNHLFQECQTGLIKEYAKIEQTFSPVVLKDIKEWIINQPK is encoded by the coding sequence ATGAAAAAATCGTTGCTTATAATTACTATAGCATTACTCACTGTATTATCAACTTACAGTCAAAATATAGAAGGAAAATGGAACGGAATTCTTGATATAAATGAGGTGCAACTTAGAGTAATATTCAATATTTCTAAAAATGACAAAGGATATACTGCTACTATGGATAGTCCAGATCAAGGAGCAAAGGGTATACCGGTTAGTCATATTAGCTTTAACAATTCCAAACTAATTATTAAAATATCCAATGTAGGTATTAACTATCAAGGTGAATTCAATAGTGAAAAATTTAAAGGGGTTTTTAAACAAAATGGGTATGAAATTCCTCTAACCCTATCAAAAAAAACAGCAAAGAAGAAGTCTGTTAAAAGACCTCAAAACCCAATAGAACCATACCCTTATTACACAGAAGAAGTAACTTTTACCAATCCAACGGCTAATATTTCATTATGTGGGACATTGTCATTACCAAAGAAAGAAGGTGTTTTTCCGGTTGCAATTTTAATTTCAGGTAGTGGACCACAAAATAGAGATGAAGAAATAATGAGGCATAAGCCATTTCTTGTGATAGCTGATTATTTAACAAGAAATGGTATTGCTGTATTACGATATGATGACCGGGGAGTGGGGAAATCTGAGGGTGTTTTCCCAAAAGCTACGTCGGCAGATTTTGCAACCGATGTAGAAAGTGCTGTTGCTTATTTAAAAGCAAGAAAAGAAATAAACAAAAACAAAATTGGATTAATTGGTCACAGCGAAGGAGGCATGATTGCCCCTATGGTAGCTTCAAAATCGAAAGATGTTAGTTTTATAGTGCTATTGGCTGGAACAGGTATGTCCGGAAAAGATATATTGTTGTTACAACAACAAGTGATTTTTAAAGCTGGAGGCATGCCGCAATCTAAAATAAGCAAAATAACCCAAAGCAATAGTGAAGCCTATGAATTGATTATAAATTCAAAAAATGATAACGAACTAAAAACAAATTTATCTACAATAATTGAAAAAAGCTTTAAGCAAACCAATCGCTATATAAAAGCAAATGAAGAAGACAAAAAGGAACTTCTAAGAGCTCATAAAAAAAATAGTCTCGCACAATTCTTGAGCCCCTGGATGAAATACTTTTTAAAATATAATCCAATAGATGATTTAGAAAATGTAAAATGTCCTGTCTTAGCACTTAACGGAGGGAAAGATTTACAGGTTCCTCCAATAGAAAACATTGAGGCTATTAAACAAGCCTTATTAAAAGGGGGCAACAAACAGGTAATTACAAAAATTTACCCAGAGTTAAACCATTTATTCCAAGAATGCCAAACAGGTTTAATTAAAGAGTACGCAAAAATTGAACAAACGTTTTCTCCTGTAGTTTTAAAAGACATAAAAGAATGGATTATAAATCAACCGAAATAG
- a CDS encoding M23 family metallopeptidase, with product MSTRKNIWMCFYLVLTILSCNQKSLPQKKAYSFYHNSKIEYLKDSVVIKLNNPINAPLTYFLSTKSKTLKNILKSLDTITLRPLQDSIIVLNFKNNGDKINLKNVLGNPSLQINKYPIALPFKNNSEYTIIQGYKGKFSHTRRYSYYAIDFNLKIGDTICASDNGYVVGVLDKYSGYGNREWMDYANFVTLYHPKSNLYTQYVHLKTNGSLVKVGDTVKIGQPIAISGMTGFTTIPHLHFNVLKATPTGLISEKISFIEGYKGVNLKKNDIVKK from the coding sequence ATGAGTACTAGGAAAAATATATGGATGTGTTTTTATCTGGTTCTAACAATACTAAGCTGTAATCAAAAAAGTTTACCCCAAAAGAAAGCCTATTCCTTTTATCATAACAGTAAAATAGAATATTTAAAAGATTCAGTTGTAATAAAATTGAACAACCCAATTAATGCACCATTAACGTATTTTTTAAGTACAAAAAGTAAAACCTTAAAAAATATCTTAAAATCGTTAGACACGATAACCCTAAGACCTTTACAGGACAGTATAATTGTTTTAAATTTCAAGAACAACGGAGATAAAATTAATTTAAAAAACGTATTAGGGAATCCTTCCTTGCAAATAAATAAATACCCCATTGCATTGCCTTTTAAAAATAATTCTGAGTATACCATTATTCAGGGCTACAAAGGTAAGTTTTCGCATACCCGAAGATATTCATATTATGCCATAGATTTTAATTTGAAAATTGGTGATACAATTTGTGCCAGTGACAATGGGTATGTGGTTGGAGTATTAGATAAGTACTCGGGATATGGAAATAGAGAATGGATGGATTACGCAAATTTCGTAACGCTTTACCACCCTAAAAGTAATTTGTATACCCAATATGTTCATTTAAAAACCAACGGAAGCTTAGTAAAAGTAGGAGATACAGTTAAAATTGGTCAACCCATTGCTATAAGCGGAATGACGGGTTTTACAACGATACCTCATTTACATTTCAATGTTCTAAAAGCTACGCCTACTGGATTAATTTCAGAAAAAATCAGTTTTATTGAAGGGTATAAAGGAGTAAATCTTAAAAAAAATGATATTGTAAAAAAGTAA
- a CDS encoding GNAT family N-acetyltransferase, giving the protein MEFDNYSIRKLNSNDVHNYFQLLENNRDRLREVFTDTVLETTTIEDTKVFLSKMKERMEGDNYLPHVVIEEKTTKFIGFIDVKHIDWNIPKGELGLYIDKDYSGKGIMTKALKLFCEYAFNKYHFAKLFLRTHTKNISMQKVAEKCGFQKEGVIRKDYKTTSGEIIDLVYYGKLNSNQD; this is encoded by the coding sequence ATGGAATTTGATAATTATTCTATCAGAAAATTAAATAGTAACGATGTACACAACTATTTCCAACTTCTAGAAAATAACAGGGACAGACTGAGAGAGGTATTTACGGATACAGTTTTAGAAACGACTACTATTGAAGACACTAAAGTATTCCTGTCCAAAATGAAGGAAAGAATGGAAGGAGACAATTACCTCCCGCATGTTGTTATAGAGGAAAAGACTACTAAGTTTATAGGCTTTATTGATGTGAAACATATAGATTGGAATATCCCAAAAGGAGAATTAGGCTTATATATTGATAAAGATTACTCAGGAAAAGGAATTATGACAAAAGCTCTAAAACTATTTTGTGAGTATGCTTTTAATAAATATCATTTTGCAAAATTGTTTTTAAGAACCCATACAAAAAATATCTCCATGCAAAAAGTTGCCGAAAAATGTGGGTTTCAAAAGGAAGGCGTTATAAGGAAAGACTACAAGACCACTTCTGGGGAAATAATTGATTTGGTGTATTATGGTAAACTAAATTCAAATCAAGATTGA